The genomic stretch CGCTCAGGTCCGAGGCCTGGGTGAAGATCTGGCGCTGTTCGCGCAGGCTGTCGTAAGTGGCCTTGATCGCCGCGAAGTAAGCGCCGTGGCCGTCGATGGTCACGCGCACACCCAGTTCGGCCAGGCGTTTGTCGTCGCGCAGCGCCGGGTTGCCGTAGGTGACCAGCATCAACGGGACGGTCAGGTGTTCGGCGATTTGCTCGAGCTGATCGAAGTCCTGGATGCCGACCATGCAGATACCGTCGGCGCCAGCGGCCTGGTATTGGCGGGTGCGGCTGATGATTTCCTGATTCGGCAGGATGCCGGCGTTGGTCCGGGCGATGATCGCCATTTCCGAGTCGACTCGGGCTTCCAGTGCCGCGCGGATCTTGCCGACGCCTTCGGCGACCGAGATCAGGTCGGTGGATTTACGGCCGAATTGTGCCGGCAGCAGGGTGTCTTCGATGGTCAGCGCGGCGACGCCGGCGCGTTCCAGTTCGACGATGGTGCGCATCACGTTCAGGGCATTGCCGTAGCCGTGGTCGGCGTCGGCGATCACCGGCAATTGGGCGACGCGGCCGATTCGGGTGGCCTGTTCAGCGAATTCGCTGAGGGTGATCAAGGCAAAGTCCGGGGCGCCCAGTACCTGCAACGAGGCGACCGAGCCGCCGAGAATCCCTACTTCAAAACCCAGGTCAGCGGCGATGCGGGCGGACATCGGATCGAACACCGAGGCGGTGTGATAGCAGGTGTCGGAAGCCAGCAGCTGACGGAAGTTACGGCGCAAATCTTGATGAGAAAGCCTGGTCATACGAGTTCCACCAATACAAAGGAATGGAAAGGCTTGAGCAAAGGTGTCAACGCCGAAGGTGAAAAGGCTATCACGCCAATGGGTCAAGGATCATGACGAATTAACGAGGAAGTTAACCAGGAAAAACCTGTTCAGGCTTTCTTGCTGCAGGCAGAGGCGCTCAGGCCGCCACCGCCTGCTGCTGTTGATTGGGCAGCGGCACTGCCCGCACCGAGTTGCCCGGCTGCAATTGCAGGCGTTTGGCGGTGAGACGGTCGATTACCAGAGTGCTGCCGACCCGGCGTCCCGGAGCGACGGTGATGCGGCAGTTTTCCAGACGCCGGTTGTGGATCAGCCACAGCGGCGCCTGATCGTCCGGCGCGCCAATGCTCAGGGTCAGTTCCAGGCTGTCGCGTACCGTGCGGATGCTGCGGATCGGCGCCTCGATGACCGGGCCGCCGTCGAAGATGTCGATGTAGCCTTTGTGGGCGAAACCCTCGGACTGGAGAATTTTCAGTGCCGGCTCGGTGTTGGGGTGGGCCTGGCCGATCACGGCCTGTGCCTGTTCGGTGAGCAGGCAGGTGTACAGCGGCTGGCGCGGCATCAGTTCAGCGATGAAGGCCTTGTTGCCCAGCCCGGACAGGTGGTCGGCATGGCTGAAGTCCATCTGAAAGAAGTGCCGGCCGAGGCTGTCCCAGAACGGCGAACAGCCTTGCTCGTCGGCACTGCCGCGCAGTTCGGCGATCATCTTCTCGCCAAACAGGTGCGGGAATTCGGCGACAAACAGCAAACGCCCCAATGACAGCAGGCGTCCATTGCTGCCGTGGCGCTGATCGTGGCGCAGGAACAGCGAGCACAGTTCCGATTGGCCGGTCAGTTCATTGTTGAGGAACAGCGTCGGGATCTGCCGCTGAATGCCCAGGTCCGGCGCCGAGCTGACGGTCAACCCGACCCGATAGTTGTACCAGGGCTCACGCAGGCCGACAGCCCCGGCCAGGGCGCTGACCCCGACCACCCGCTGCTCGTCATCCTCGAGCA from Pseudomonas allokribbensis encodes the following:
- a CDS encoding isocitrate lyase/PEP mutase family protein, translated to MTRLSHQDLRRNFRQLLASDTCYHTASVFDPMSARIAADLGFEVGILGGSVASLQVLGAPDFALITLSEFAEQATRIGRVAQLPVIADADHGYGNALNVMRTIVELERAGVAALTIEDTLLPAQFGRKSTDLISVAEGVGKIRAALEARVDSEMAIIARTNAGILPNQEIISRTRQYQAAGADGICMVGIQDFDQLEQIAEHLTVPLMLVTYGNPALRDDKRLAELGVRVTIDGHGAYFAAIKATYDSLREQRQIFTQASDLSATELTHTYTQPEEYILWAKEYMSVKE
- the astA gene encoding arginine N-succinyltransferase; the protein is MIVRPVQVSDLPALMTLVQQAGPGFTTLPANEDRLAHRVRWAQRAFAEQVERADADYLFVLEDDEQRVVGVSALAGAVGLREPWYNYRVGLTVSSAPDLGIQRQIPTLFLNNELTGQSELCSLFLRHDQRHGSNGRLLSLGRLLFVAEFPHLFGEKMIAELRGSADEQGCSPFWDSLGRHFFQMDFSHADHLSGLGNKAFIAELMPRQPLYTCLLTEQAQAVIGQAHPNTEPALKILQSEGFAHKGYIDIFDGGPVIEAPIRSIRTVRDSLELTLSIGAPDDQAPLWLIHNRRLENCRITVAPGRRVGSTLVIDRLTAKRLQLQPGNSVRAVPLPNQQQQAVAA